In one Oryzias latipes chromosome 13, ASM223467v1 genomic region, the following are encoded:
- the dnaaf1 gene encoding dynein assembly factor 1, axonemal, translating to MEDKEVLTDEGHSKNPPKTSNSDKLNTSVKDDSQEEMKTFQRLSLGGKENSLWPRMTAAFLRDLCKQNKLYMTPHLNDTLYLHFKGFSRIENLEEYTGLKSLWLHNNALERIENLDAQTDLRCLFLNDNQILKLENLQPLTKLCTLNVSNNYISVLENLAYLPRLSTLQVAHNKLETLEDVAHLRQCLAISVLDLSYNSLHDPEIVCVLEAMPELRVLYLMGNEVVRKIPNYRRSLIARLKQLTFLDVRPVFPRDRACAEAWAAGGPEAERRVMEQWETKERKKIQKNLEEMAMMRQQAQERRSLQELQEQGESLKAITPESTCEEHSSGTSASSAQEEALGVPPVHVAGPLVTNLDDEEQLETIHLEDIPSLCVDDLPDLEDDDEEDDEEEEEEEEEEEVEISSQQAFRPKIEIISGDDDEEHPKENNNAGTAAFGPDEKVTKKGVSLDSSSLLCLKEEKLNPMKNPEARLKPASCPCLIEELD from the exons ATGGAGGACAAAGAGGTTTTGACCGATGAAGGCCACAGcaaaaatccccccaaaacCTCAAATTCTGACAAGTTAAACACCTCTGTGAAGGATGACTCTCAGGAAGAAATGAAAACTTTCCAAAGATTGTCTCTTGGAGGGAAGGAAAACTCCTTGTGGCCACGGATGACAGCGGCGTTCCTCAGGGATCTTTGTAAGCAGAACAAACTCTACATGACACCCCACCTGAACGACACATTGTATCTGCATTTCAAGGGTTTCTCCAGAATTGAGAACCTAGAGGAATACACAGGCCTGAAGTCTCTCTGGCTCCATAACAATGCCCTGGAGCGCATCGAGAACCTGGATGCCCAAACTGATCTGCGCTGCTTGTTCCTCAATGATAATCAAATATTGAAACTGGAAAACCTCCAACCACTGACCAAGCTGTGCACCCTGAACGTGTCCAACAACTACATTTCTGTTTTAGAGAACCTCGCCTACCTTCCCAGATTAAGCACCCTGCAGGTCGCCCACAACAAGTTGGAAACTTTGGAGGATGTAGCCCATTTGCGTCAATGCCTGGCTATTTCTGTACTGGACTTGTCCTACAACAGCTTGCATGATCCGGAGATTGTCTGTGTACTCGAGGCGATGCCAGAACTGCGGGTTCTCTATCTGATGGGAAACGAGGTGGTGAGGAAGATCCCAAACTACCGAAGGAGCTTGATAGCTCGCTTGAAGCAGCTCACCTTCCTTGATGTCCGCCCAGTGTTTCCCAGAGATCGGGCCTGTGCGGAGGCGTGGGCAGCAGGAGGGCCGGAGGCGGAGCGGAGGGTGATGGAGCAGTGGGAAAccaaagagaggaagaagatccagaagaACTTGGAAGAAATGGCAATGATGAGACAGCAGGCCCAGGAGAGACGTTCCCTTCAAGAGCTGCAGGAACAAG GTGAAAGCCTGAAGGCCATAACCCCAGAAAGCACATGTGAGGAACACAGCAGTGGCACGTCAGCTTCTTCTGCACAAGAGGAGGCCTTGGGGGTTCCTCCAGTTCATGTTGCCGGACCACTGGTCACAAATCTGGATGACGAGGAGCAGCTGGAAACCATTCACCTTGAAGATATTCCATCACTGTGTGTCGATGACCTGCCAGATCTagaagatgatgatgaggaagatgatgaggaggaggaagaggaagaggaagaggaggaggtggagattTCTTCCCAGCAGGCGTTCAGACCCAAAATAGAAATCATTTCCGGAGACGATGATGAAGAGCatccaaaagaaaacaacaacgcGGGCACAGCTGCCTTTGGTCCAGATGAAAAGGTGACCAAGAAAGGTGTGTCCTTGGACTCTTCATCACTGCTCTGTTTAAAGGAGGAAAAGCTGAATCCCATGAAGAATCCTGAAGCAAGACTCAAACCAGCTTCATGCCCCTGCCTCATCGAAGAGCTGGACTAA